CTTCTGTTTTACCAAAAGAATTTTCTTTTACTCTTGCATATTCATCTCTTGGATGGACTTGTACAGAAAGATTATCATTGGAATTTATAAGCTTAACTAACAGTGGAAATTTTCTATCTTCATATTTTTTGCCTAAGATCTCTTCACCATTACTTGCAATTAATTTATCAAAACTAGTTCCTTTAAATCTTCCATTAGCAACAATGCTTGTACCATTTTCATGACAAGCAACATCCCAACTTTCTCCAATGTTCCCTTCTGGTAAGTTTGCTCTAAAAGATTCTAGATCTCGTCCTCCCCATATCTTCTTGTAATATAGATTTTCAAATTTAATTGGATACATATAGTTCTCACAATTATTGCTCTATATTTAGTATATTTTATTTAGGGGTATTTGCTACATAAAATACAAATATCTAATATCAATTATTACTACTTACTTAAATATTTAAAGCCAGAAATTTTAGCGTTCCTGGCTTATTTCATTTAATATTTTCTTTGAGATTAAACTGTTTCTATTGATTTTATCTTCTAACTCCTAAAGAAGTTTCGTATATATCTTAAGATGACGCTTACTCATTTTCTTTTGCACACGCCTTACATAAACTCAAATTAAATATAATTACTACTATATATAATATAATTAAGATAATACTCAATTTAATCACCTCATTTATTATTATAAATTAATTGTAATAATCATACTTTAAGTTTATATTATGTAATTGTTAATATTACTTAATTTCAATGGTTATGCTTATCCCTCTAAATAACTGTTATAAAAATATATTTTAACAGTCTTCTTATATCAAGAATAACACCTATTTAATATTAGAGTTTAGCCAACTCACATAATCAAATTGATCTATATATCTTTTTCCAGTTGCACCTTCAAAACATGATAGAATTCCAACTTGATTATCATTTTCAAATCCTTTTATTTGATATGCTGATTCTATATCTTCATAATGTTTATGTGTAAAGATAACTTTATTTTTATAGGGAATTCTATCAAATTCCCTAATATCATTTTCTGTACAACCATCTCTATCTGTTGCCATTATAAATAAGTTTTCTTTATTTATTCTTCTTTTTCTCTCATCCCATTTTTCTTTTGCTTCTTTAAACGTATGATAATGTTGAAAATAAATCTTTATATCTTCTATTTTACCTACTGGATAAGTCTCTTTACAATCTTCTACCTCAATCAATTCCAAGTTTATGTATTTATCAAAATCTTTAACAAATTTAATGAAGTCTTTTGGTAAAAAAAATAAATTTATAGTCGGAGTATTGAATCTAACACCTAAATCATGCATTATAAATCCACCATTACAATTTGAGGATAGTATAGTAAAATCCTTATTTATTAATTTTTCTTTATATCCCTTTACAATTTCATTTCTTCTATAGTTGCTTATCATATTTTCAATCTTAATTTTTATCTTCTTCATATTTATCACTCCATCTAAAATGTGTTGTTATCAAAAAGTTATAGTCTTAAATCTTCATAATTCTATAATCACTCCATAATTAATAATTATTTTTCTTTTAATTGAGATAATAAAGAAAATACTATTAAATAGAATATCCATTGAAAATTATGATATAAAGAAACAACATCCGTGAACCAAGTCAAAATTTGCAGGGAAATTAATGTGAAATATAATAAACTTGCATTTATGCTAATCTTCTTACTTATTCTTTTTGCGTTCATATATAATAAATTAAATAAAAATAATAAATTCCCGAAAAAACCTAAATCAATATAAAATTTTAACAAATCATTATGTAAACCTGTACTTTGAGTTAGTCCATTTATATTTAAATATTGCCAGTTATTATCCATCCATATTGAAACAAACCCTAATCCTCTCCCTGAGTAAAAAATAGAAAAATCATATTGTTCACTTATACCTTGCCATAATTCACTTCTTGCCATAGCATTTATGTTATATCTTTCCAAAAACGCATAGAAATATCCACTTTTAATAATATATATATATATATATCCAACGGTTATTATTAAAATAGAAAATAAAGCCATCCACTTTAGCAAATTTTTATTTTTCTTACATAATATAAAAAATAAAAATATTACAATTGCACAAGTCAAAATTACTATACGTTTCATACTTAATAATATAATAACTAAACAAATTATTAAATTTAATATACCTTTTCGTCTATTAATCTTCTTAAAATATACTAAATATATATAATAAAAAACAAATATGGATACAATGGGCGCTACTTCATGCATTTCTAATACCGATCCATTATAACTACTATTTGTAATCATGTTAACAAATTGTGAAATACCACCTTCTCTAAATGCTACTATAATACTTGTTAAATAACTTAACGTAACTGCAATAAATGTATATTTTAATGCATTTTCTTTAAAATAAGAATATATAATATAAGCTTGTATAACTGCCAATAAACAATATGCAACTAATCCGAAAGAACGCATTAAAAAACCATTATAAGGAACAGGTTTAAGCGCATTTACAAATAACGTATATATAAATGCGAATAGTGTTGGTAAAAACATTATCTTAGCAACATATAATTGTTTTTTATTTATAACTATTATATTACTTCGCTTAATTAATAAACATACACTTAAAATCAAACATATAATTATTCCAATGTAATACTTAGACATATATTGAACATTATATATTCCTTGTCTCTCTGTGGCCAAAGCTAAATATACAAGAAAAATATATATACCTGCTAATAAATTCACTTTTCTTTTCATCAATATATTCTCCTACAAAATTGTTAGTATTTTTAACCATCTTCTACTTACACTTTATGAAATGATTTAATTTTTCTAATTCATATATAAAAAAACATTTTTAATAACATTCATATAAATAATCCTATGCAATATAACTTATACTACATAATTAAAATATTCTATTTTTTATATAATCAGAAATATAGTAAGATGCATTTCCATTTTCAAAAATATC
Above is a genomic segment from Clostridium bornimense containing:
- a CDS encoding DUF1919 domain-containing protein, with the protein product MKKIKIKIENMISNYRRNEIVKGYKEKLINKDFTILSSNCNGGFIMHDLGVRFNTPTINLFFLPKDFIKFVKDFDKYINLELIEVEDCKETYPVGKIEDIKIYFQHYHTFKEAKEKWDERKRRINKENLFIMATDRDGCTENDIREFDRIPYKNKVIFTHKHYEDIESAYQIKGFENDNQVGILSCFEGATGKRYIDQFDYVSWLNSNIK
- a CDS encoding O-antigen ligase family protein, with protein sequence MKRKVNLLAGIYIFLVYLALATERQGIYNVQYMSKYYIGIIICLILSVCLLIKRSNIIVINKKQLYVAKIMFLPTLFAFIYTLFVNALKPVPYNGFLMRSFGLVAYCLLAVIQAYIIYSYFKENALKYTFIAVTLSYLTSIIVAFREGGISQFVNMITNSSYNGSVLEMHEVAPIVSIFVFYYIYLVYFKKINRRKGILNLIICLVIILLSMKRIVILTCAIVIFLFFILCKKNKNLLKWMALFSILIITVGYIYIYIIKSGYFYAFLERYNINAMARSELWQGISEQYDFSIFYSGRGLGFVSIWMDNNWQYLNINGLTQSTGLHNDLLKFYIDLGFFGNLLFLFNLLYMNAKRISKKISINASLLYFTLISLQILTWFTDVVSLYHNFQWIFYLIVFSLLSQLKEK